The genomic interval GGTCCAACCACAGACCTTTGCACTGGGGACACATGTCGATCAACACATCTGTCTGCGGATAATGGAATGCACGCATGCGATGGCACCCCTTGGGGCACATCCGCAACGAGGGTCGTGAATCCGAGGGAGGAGCCAGATCGGCGGTCGCAACGCTCAGCACATCGGGCATCTCATCAGCGTCGAACCACGCCCCATGGCAGGAAGGGCAAACATCGATCGCGACCTTGCTCGGTCGGAGACTCTTGGTCACCAGTTTCTCGGTCGAACATTCCGGACACTGCACGATCAGATTCCTTGCGTTGAGATTCGGTCGGCCCCCCAGTTGAGATTGTGACTCAATCCCACTGTCTCATGCAAGTGTGTGCGAAGGTAGCCGTCACTTCTCCCGGAGCAGCTGGGAGAGGTAATAGTTGCGCAGCGAGGCACAAAGCGTATGGTTTGTGTTTGGGCGGATGGTGGTGTTCGTTTTCGACTTGGAAAGTCGAACGACAATCGTCGCTCGACTTTCCGAGTCGATAGCGTGCCCCATCAAGCAGCTTCGCCGACCCAGCTATGAATGATTTGAGCTGCCAGATCGGGATGCGCGTCGACGAGTGTGACGAGTTGTTCACGAAGATCTCGGTCGGGATCGTCTCCCGGCGACTGCAGTGAAACATTCGGCACGGACGAGGACGTTGATTCTGTTCGACGACGCCGAAAGAAAAATCCGACTGCGCCCAGCAAGACAACAACGCCCCCAATCACAACCCAAATCGTCTGTGGGGAATCGAGGCCGGCTGAATGGAAACCATCCAATCCGCCCTGCCACCATGCCACCTCCGTGTGGTTGGCGGCGTTTGCTGACGGATCGTCGGGAAACGCCCAGACCTCAATCGTCGATGACTTGGGCCTGCAAGCCATCAAAGTGGGACGAATTGCGTGATCAAGATTCTCCTGCGTTTCTCGCTTGAGCTGCTGCCACTGTGCCGCAGTCAATTGCAATGTGGACGATCGCATTGCATCTACAGCAGCAGCGTTTGGCAATCCTTGCTCTGCACCAGAGATGTCGATCCCTGGAACACGCAGCGATGACGAGTAACGTTGCTGCCACATGTCGCGAAAATATCGCTCGGGCAATCCGATCGATACCTGAACATTTTCGATTCGATGATTGGACGCTGAATGGACCAAGGGCGTGGAGCCAACGGCACTGCCTGATTCGGGACTCGAGCTTGCCAGTCTTGCCGAACGATTGCCGCGAACTCGGGTCACCGCCGTGAACAGATTGGTCAACAGGCTATCATCGCCAACCGTTTGATCGGAAACGTCTGACGCGTTTAGGTCAGCCACATCGACAACTTTCGCGACCGAGGCTGGGAGATCGACCGACTCCATTTGAACGCTGACCGAGACCCGGACATCTTGGTAGCGATCCAACAACCGCGTGACCTCTTGTTCAATTCGCGATTGTTCTTCGATGCGAAAACGCACTGCTGGATCGCTGATCGTCGCGATGGTCTGCTCAGCGTTTTTGTCCAAGACCACGACGTCCTCGGACGACATCCCTGCATAAGACCCGCGAATGAAATCTTGGATCATACGGATGCGTGCTGCTGGCAGAGGTTGATCGCCGGCGGGACACACAACCACGCTTGCGGATTGCGTCATTCCACCGGCCAAACCACGCGAGCGTCCTTCGTCATAGACCACGTTTGCCCATTGGATGTCATCAAACGCCGCAAGTTGATTTCCCAGATCTTGTGCTTTGGCGTGCAACTGTCTGGCGCGACGCACGGA from Stieleria varia carries:
- a CDS encoding zf-TFIIB domain-containing protein; translation: MQCPECSTEKLVTKSLRPSKVAIDVCPSCHGAWFDADEMPDVLSVATADLAPPSDSRPSLRMCPKGCHRMRAFHYPQTDVLIDMCPQCKGLWLDHGEFSEIREVRRQLEAAGKLEETQGTSGSLMGWVFSAIKALTDSR
- a CDS encoding LPXTG cell wall anchor domain-containing protein, which translates into the protein MSVLRQSSQQVRTTFESMPTQSRIVTLLIAVTMLVGLLWWAQGQQPQSSQPLFGGRSLGENELDQAELAFSQAGLNAWERKDGCLLVPTESRHQYLAALNESKALPLALRSRVQDAINQTSFFESDSVRRARQLHAKAQDLGNQLAAFDDIQWANVVYDEGRSRGLAGGMTQSASVVVCPAGDQPLPAARIRMIQDFIRGSYAGMSSEDVVVLDKNAEQTIATISDPAVRFRIEEQSRIEQEVTRLLDRYQDVRVSVSVQMESVDLPASVAKVVDVADLNASDVSDQTVGDDSLLTNLFTAVTRVRGNRSARLASSSPESGSAVGSTPLVHSASNHRIENVQVSIGLPERYFRDMWQQRYSSSLRVPGIDISGAEQGLPNAAAVDAMRSSTLQLTAAQWQQLKRETQENLDHAIRPTLMACRPKSSTIEVWAFPDDPSANAANHTEVAWWQGGLDGFHSAGLDSPQTIWVVIGGVVVLLGAVGFFFRRRRTESTSSSVPNVSLQSPGDDPDRDLREQLVTLVDAHPDLAAQIIHSWVGEAA